CATGCGGCGGTGCCGGCGCTGCAGAAGCGCATGATCAAGCTGGCCCGCGAGTCCGACAAGCTGGTGATCACCGCCACCCAGATGATGGAAAGCATGATCACCAACGCCGTGCCCACCCGCGCCGAGGTGAGCGACGTGGCCAACGCGGTGCTCGACGGCACCGACGCCGTGATGCTGTCGGGCGAGACGGCCGCCGGCCGCTATCCGCTGGAAGTGGTACAGGAAATGGCGGCCATCTGCTCGGCCGCCGAGGCGGCCGAGGAGTTCGAGATCGACTCCGATTTCACCGGCCAGGTCTTCCGCCGCATCGACCAGTCGATCGCCATGGGGGCACTCTTCACTGCCAATCACCTGGGCGCCAAGGCCATCGTGGCACTGACCGACAGCGGATCCACGGCGCTGTGGATGAGCCGTCACCGCAGCAACATCCCGATCTACGCGCTCACCCCCCGCATCGCCACGCAACGCCGCATGGCGCTCTACCGCAACGTGCGGCCGCTGCTGATGGACTCCAGCGCCGAACGCGACATGGCCCTGAGCGAGGCCGAGCGCTACCTCAAGGAGCGCGCCATCATGAAGAGCGGCGACGTGTACGCCATCACCTGCGGCGAGCCCATGGGCGCGCCGGGCGGCACCAACATGCTCAAGATCTGCCGGGCCAGCTGAGGCCGGCTTTTCAGCGGAACCAGTCGCTGATGGTGCGACCGCGCCAGCAGCGGGCCCGCCCATTGGGCACCGCGCCTTCGAGCGAGGCGCCGCGCGTATCGGGCGGCAGGCCAGTCTCGAAGCGGACCTGCGGATTGCTGTAGACCACCTGCTCCGGCCCGACGCCGCCGGCATCGCGCAGCAGTGCTTCGGCGCCGCGGCCGGTCTGCAGCATGGCGCTGCCGTCGTCTTCCTTCACGCGTATCGCCACACCGTTGTCGCAGGAGTAGGCGGTGCCGGCGAAGTTATTGGCGAACGGACCGGTGGCGCAACCGGAGAGCAGGGCGGCCGTGGCGCACAGGCCGGCCAGCGCGGCCCGGCGAGGTGAAGAGGAAGAAAAAGGTTCGGATCGAATGGTCATCATGGCAACGCTCCCGGTATTCCGCGCGGCCAGAGGGCCCACAGGCGCAGGCTCTGCTTGAGGCGGCCGGCCGTCTCGCCGGCATCGGCGCCCCAGCCGGCGAAAAAGTCGGCCCGCACAGCCCCGACGATGGCACTGCCCGTGTCCTGCGCCATGACCAAACGTTGCAGCGAAGCCGTCGGCCCCGGCGAGGCCAGCCAGACCGGCGTGCCGTAAGGGATGCTGGTGCGGTCGACCGCGATCGAGCGGCCCGGCGTCAGCGCCACGCCCTGCGCCCCGCGCGGGCCGAAGGAGGCATCGAGCGTATCCAGCGGTTCCTCGCGGAAGAACACGTAGCGCGGATTGGTCCACATCAGCTCGTTGAGCCGCTGCGGGTTCTGCGCGAGCCAGGCGCGAATGCCGGGCCAGGTGGCGTCGCGCACCTGGCCGGTCTGCAGCAGCCAAGTGCCGATGCTCTTGTAGGGCTGGTCGTTGGTGGCGGCATAGGCCAGGCGCACCAGGCGCACGCTGCCGTCGGGCTCGGTGATGCGCAGGCGGCCCGATCCCTGTATGTGCAGCACCATCGCCTCGACCGGGTCGGAGAGCCAGGCCAGGGGTCGCGCCGGCATGGCGGCGCGGGCTTCGGGCAGGCTCTCGATCTGCTGGCGCGTGTACCAGGGCTTGCGCTGGCCCAGCGTCGCGGGCGGGCCGTAGAGCGGCACGCCGAAGCCGGGCAGCGGCATCCGGCTCGCGGGTATGACCGGCTCGTAGTAGGCGGTGAGCAGGCCTTCCGCGTTGCCGTCGGCCGACTCGACCCGGAAGGGCTGCAGCTTGGCCATCATCCAGGCGCGCTGTTCGTCGGGCGTGGCGATGCTCAGGCGGCGCACGTCGCCGCAAAGGGCAGCGAAAGCGGGGCCGGGTTTCTCGCAGCTCTTGGTCCAGGCGTTCCAGGCCTCGAAGAGGTTGTCGTCGGCAAAGCCCGGCAGCTCCGACCAGTCGGCCGGCACCCAGCGGCCGCGTCCGGCCACCGGCGCGGCAGGCGGTGGCGGGAAGACGCCAGGGCTGCCCGGCGTGGCGGACGTGCCCCCGGTCGTTGCGCCGGGCAGCGCGTCGGGCGGAACGGTAGGCGTTGCGCAGGCCGCCAGCAGCAGCGCGGTCACGGCGCTCACCGTTCCTAGAATGGCCCGGTCCATCCAGCGCCACGGGAGTCTTGTTGTCATGCTGCTGATTCTGCTCGAAGCCCTGCTCGCCCTCGGACTGTTGTTGCTGATCGTGTGGTGGACCATGTTTTCCGGCCGTCGACGGGGCGAGCCCCCGGAGTCCGGGCGCGACCAGGACGAGCCCGGCTCCTAGCGTCGTTGCGTTCCATAACGCATCAGGCGATTGGGCGGGTTTATCAAAAGTAATGAATTCGACGATTAAGTCGGTCTGCCTGGCCTATTCAGGCCCGCGGTGCGAAACCAGGCGCTTGTTATCTTCGCCTTGCCGATCCAATGTGTGAAATTCGACACATCGTCGCAAACGATCCCATGGCGCAGCGGCCGCTCGCGACCGGGAGTCTTGCGATTGACAGGTGGCGGCTTATCAAGAATCGCGCACCGAAAGCCATCATTTTTTGGCAAGGAAAAAAGCCTGATTGCACGCGGTGGGTAATCAGGCTTTCCATCATTATCAGGTCCGTTTTTCGCGCTGTGACGAATGCCAGAGTCACTCAAGTCATGAGCGAAAAAAAGACCGAATGGTTGGAGCGCCGTGCAGCGGCAAGAGGAAAAAGTGAAAAGGGATCGAGGACGTGCCCGCTGCCGGCGCCCCATTCATTCCGCTTGAGGAAGAAGCGCACATCCGCCGATCTGCGGCGCCGTGCTCGCCCCATGCGCGGCGCTTGGAGAATCCTGACGGACTAGCCCGGACGGTTTACACCGCGAAACCCCGGGCGGTGGGGGGCTTTCGAATAATGGACTTTCGTTTTCGCCACATAACTAAAGGACTCTCGCCATGCGCAAACTCATCCTTGCAGGAACCGCCGCCGCCGTGTTGCTCGTCACCGGCTGTGCCGACATGAACATGTCCGACACCCAACGCCGCACGGCAGTGGGTGCCGGTGCCGGAGCCGCAGGCGGCGCGGTGCTCGGCGCGCTGGTCGGTGGCGGCAACGCCGGCAAAGGCGCGCTGATCGGCGCCGGTGTCGGCGCGCTGGGCACCTACATCTGGTCGTCCAACATGGAAAAGCAGAAGCGCGAAATGGAGGCGGCCACCCAGGGCACCGGCATCTCGGTGTCGCAGACGCCGGACAACCTGCTGCGCCTCGACGTGCCGAGCGACGTGTCCTTCGACACCGGCAAGGCCAACATCAAGTCCAACTTCGCGCCGGTGCTCGACCGCTTCGCCAGCAGCCTGCAGGGCAATCCGGCGGCCACGGTGCGCATCGTCGGCCACACCGACAGCACCGGCAGCGACGCAGTCAACAACCCCTTGTCGGTCGACCGCGCTGCCGCCACGCGCGACTACATCGTGATGCGTGGCGTGGACTCGCGCCGCTTCGCCGTCGAAGGCCTCGGCTCGCGCCAGCCGATCGCCACCAACGACACTGCCGCCGGCCGCGCGCAGAACCGCCGAGTGGAGATCTTCATCGGCGAACAGGGCCGCTCCTGATCGCTGGTGAGTGACGGGTCAGCCCATTAGCCAGGCTTATGGGCTAACCGTTAAATGCGATGACCGGACGATGACTACCGGTCCTAGCATGGCTCTTGTCCTTCATTCGAAAGCCAAGTGCCATGTCCAAGCTTCCGGTTTCGTGCCCTTCCATCGCCGCCTTGTTCATCGTGGCGTCCACGGCCCTCTCAGCCCAGGCGCAAAGTGCGGCGTCGCCCACGCTCGACAAGGTGAAGTCCCAGGGTTTCATCACCGTGGCCTACCGCGATTCGTCGATTCCGTTCTCCTACCTGGCCGACGGGCAGAACCCGACCGGCTTCGCCTGGGAAATCTGCGGCCGCATCGTCGACGAGGTCAAGAAGGCCACCGGGCGCGCCGACCTGCAGGTCAAGACGCAGTCGGTCAGCTCGGCCAACCGGGTGCCGCTGCTGCAGAACGGCACGATCGACATCGAATGCGGTTCCACCACCAACAACAGCGAACGCGGCAAGCAAGTGCAGTTCGCCACCAACTACTTCTACACGGGCACCCGCTTCCTGGTGAAGGCCGGCTCGCCCATCAAAACCCTGGCCGACCTGAAGGGCCGCAAGGTGGTGTCGACCACCGGCACCACCAACATCCTGGTGATGCGCAATGTCTCGCGCGACAAGGGGCTGGACCTGGACATCCTGTCGGCCAAGGACCATGCCGAGGCGGCTCTGCTGGTGGAGTCCGACCGGGCCGACGCATTCGCGATGGACGACATCCTGCTCTACGGCATCAAGGCCAACGCGAATCGTCCGGATTCGCTGGCGGTGGTGGGCGAGGCGCTGCAGGTGGAGCCCTACGCGATCATGTTGCGGCGCGACGATCCGGGCTTCAAGCAACTGGTCGACGGCACCATCGCCACACTGGTCCGGAGCGGCGATTTCGAGAAGCTCTATCGCAAGTGGTTCCAGTCGCCGATTCCGCCCAAGGGCGTGAATCTCAATGCGCCGATGAGCGACGAGCTCAAGGCCAACCTCACCGCGCTGTCGGACAAGCCGGCGCTGTGAACCGCATGCGCGACGCGGGGGTCGTCGGCGTGCTTGGCGGCATGGGGCCGTTGGCGACGGTGGACTTTCTGCGCAAGGTGATCGTGGCCACGCCGGCGCAGGTAGACCAGGACCACGTGCCGGTGCTGGCCAGCTCCATCCCGCAGGTGCCGGACCGCACGGCGGCCTTCCGGGGCGTGGGTGAATCGCCGCTGCCAGCGCTGGTCGCCAGTGGCCAGCGGCTGGTGCGCGCCGGGGCGGGACTGATCGTGATTCCCTGCAATACCGCGCACCTGTGGTTCGAACCGCTGGCCGACACCTTGCGCCTGCCGATGTTGCATCTGGTCGATGCGGCGCTGGCCGAGGCCCGGGCGCTGGCGGGCACCCGTGCCCGCATCGGCCTGCTGGGCACCGAGGCCACGCTGGCGTCGGGGCTCTACACCGGTCGCGGCCGGCCCGGCCTGCGCTGGCTGCTGCCGACCGACACCGAGATGGCGCGCCTGGTCACGCCGGGCATCTGGGCGGTGAAGGCCGGCGACACGGCGGCCGCCACCGCGCTGCTGCGGCAGGCCGCGCAGGCCCTGGCCGATCGGGGCGCGGAGACCATCGTGCTGGGCTGCACCGAGATTCCGCTGGTGCTCGACATGGCGTTGTCGCCGGTGCCGGTGATCGATGCCACGGCGGCCCTGGCGCGCCGCAGCGTGGCCTGGTCGCTGGAGCAGGTCGCCCTGGTGGCGAGCGCCGCATGACGACCACGGGCAGACGTGTGTGCGTGCTGGGGGCGGGCATCGTCGGCTGTGC
The nucleotide sequence above comes from Xylophilus sp. GOD-11R. Encoded proteins:
- a CDS encoding murein transglycosylase A, giving the protein MSSMTTRLPWRWMDRAILGTVSAVTALLLAACATPTVPPDALPGATTGGTSATPGSPGVFPPPPAAPVAGRGRWVPADWSELPGFADDNLFEAWNAWTKSCEKPGPAFAALCGDVRRLSIATPDEQRAWMMAKLQPFRVESADGNAEGLLTAYYEPVIPASRMPLPGFGVPLYGPPATLGQRKPWYTRQQIESLPEARAAMPARPLAWLSDPVEAMVLHIQGSGRLRITEPDGSVRLVRLAYAATNDQPYKSIGTWLLQTGQVRDATWPGIRAWLAQNPQRLNELMWTNPRYVFFREEPLDTLDASFGPRGAQGVALTPGRSIAVDRTSIPYGTPVWLASPGPTASLQRLVMAQDTGSAIVGAVRADFFAGWGADAGETAGRLKQSLRLWALWPRGIPGALP
- a CDS encoding OmpA family protein, translated to MRKLILAGTAAAVLLVTGCADMNMSDTQRRTAVGAGAGAAGGAVLGALVGGGNAGKGALIGAGVGALGTYIWSSNMEKQKREMEAATQGTGISVSQTPDNLLRLDVPSDVSFDTGKANIKSNFAPVLDRFASSLQGNPAATVRIVGHTDSTGSDAVNNPLSVDRAAATRDYIVMRGVDSRRFAVEGLGSRQPIATNDTAAGRAQNRRVEIFIGEQGRS
- a CDS encoding transporter substrate-binding domain-containing protein; the protein is MSKLPVSCPSIAALFIVASTALSAQAQSAASPTLDKVKSQGFITVAYRDSSIPFSYLADGQNPTGFAWEICGRIVDEVKKATGRADLQVKTQSVSSANRVPLLQNGTIDIECGSTTNNSERGKQVQFATNYFYTGTRFLVKAGSPIKTLADLKGRKVVSTTGTTNILVMRNVSRDKGLDLDILSAKDHAEAALLVESDRADAFAMDDILLYGIKANANRPDSLAVVGEALQVEPYAIMLRRDDPGFKQLVDGTIATLVRSGDFEKLYRKWFQSPIPPKGVNLNAPMSDELKANLTALSDKPAL
- a CDS encoding aspartate/glutamate racemase family protein, with translation MRDAGVVGVLGGMGPLATVDFLRKVIVATPAQVDQDHVPVLASSIPQVPDRTAAFRGVGESPLPALVASGQRLVRAGAGLIVIPCNTAHLWFEPLADTLRLPMLHLVDAALAEARALAGTRARIGLLGTEATLASGLYTGRGRPGLRWLLPTDTEMARLVTPGIWAVKAGDTAAATALLRQAAQALADRGAETIVLGCTEIPLVLDMALSPVPVIDATAALARRSVAWSLEQVALVASAA